The proteins below come from a single Solea senegalensis isolate Sse05_10M linkage group LG2, IFAPA_SoseM_1, whole genome shotgun sequence genomic window:
- the LOC122783304 gene encoding peripheral plasma membrane protein CASK isoform X11: MTMADDDVLFEDVYELCEVIGKGPFSVVRRCINRDTGQQFAVKIVDVASFTSSPGLSTEDLKREASICHMLKHPHIVELLETYSSDGMLYMVFEFMDGADLCFEIVKRADAGFVYSEAVASHYMRQILEALRYCHDNNVIHRDVKPHCVLLASKENSAPVKLGGFGVAIQLGESGLVAGGRVGTPHFMAPEVVKREPYGKPVDVWGCGVILFILLSGCLPFYGTKERLFEAIIKGKYKMNPRQWAHISESAKDLVRRMLMLDPAERITVYEALNHPWLKERDRYAYKIHLPETVEQLRKFNARRKLKGAVLAAVSSHKFNSYYGDPPEELHDFTDDPTSSGLLAAETGAVSQVLDSLEEIHALTDCSEKDMDFLHSVFQDQHLHTLLDLYDKINTRSSPQIRNPPSDGVQRAKEVLETISCYPENMEAKELRRILTQPHFMALLQTHDVVAHEVYSDEALRVTPPPTSPYLNGDSPDSTNGDMDLENVTRVRLVQFQKNTDEPMGITLKMNELNHCIVARIMHGGMIHRQGTLHVGDEIREINGISVANQTVEQLQKMLREMRGSITFKIVPSYRSQSIPCEKESPDVSQQSPANGHASVTSSILDLPSTIQPKGRQIYVRAQFEYDPAKDDLIPCKEAGIRFRVGDIIQIISKDDHNWWQGKLENTKNGTAGLIPSPELQEWRVACIAMEKTKQEQQASCTWFGKKKKQYKDKYLAKHNAVFDQLDLVTYEEVVKVPSFKRKTLVLLGAHGVGRRHIKNTLITKHPERFAYPIPHTTRPPKKDEENGKNYYFVSHDQMMQDISNNDYLEYGSHEDAMYGTRLETIRQIHAQGMISILDVEPQALKILRTAEFAPYVVFIAAPTITPGLTEDDSLQRLQKESEMLQGTYAHYFDQTIINNEIDDTIRLLEEAVDLVSTTPQWVPVSWVY, encoded by the exons gggGCCCTTCAGCGTGGTGAGGCGATGCATCAACAGGGACACGGGCCAGCAGTTTGCTGTGAAGATCGTGGACGTGGCCAGCTTCACCTCCAGCCCAGGCCTCAGCACAGAGG ATCTGAAACGAGAGGCCAGTATCTGCCACATGCTCAAACACCCTCACATCGTGGAGCTGCTGGAGACCTACAGCTCTGATGGCATGCTCTACATGGTCTTTGAATT CATGGACGGAGCAGACCTTTGTTTTGAGATCGTCAAACGCGCCGACGCTGGGTTTGTGTACAGCGAAGCGGTGGCCAG CCACTACATGAGGCAGATTCTGGAGGCACTTCGATACTGCCATGACAACAACGTGATTCACCGCGACGTAAAG CCTCACTGTGTGCTGTTGGCCTCCAAGGAAAACTCCGCTCCCGTGAAGCTGGGAGGGTTTGGAGTGGCGATACAGCTGGGAGAGTCTGGATTAGTAGCTGGAG GTCGAGTGGGGACTCCTCACTTCATGGCCCCTGAGGTGGTGAAGCGGGAGCCGTACGGTAAACCTGTGGACGTGTGGGGATGTGGAgtcatcctcttcatcctgcTGTCCGGCTGCCTGCCCTTCTACGGCACCAAGGAGCGGCTGTTTGAGGCCATCATCAAGGGAAAGTACaag ATGAACCCCCGCCAGTGGGCCCACATCTCAGAGAGCGCCAAAGACCTGGTGAGACGCATGCTGATGCTGGATCCTGCCGAGAGAATCACCGTCTATGAGGCTCTCAATCATCCATGGCTGAAG gagaggGACAGGTACGCCTACAAAATCCACCTGCCCGAAACTGTGGAGCAGCTGAGGAAGTTCAACGCCAGGAGGAAGCTGAAG GGTGCAGTCCTGGCCGCTGTTTCCAGCCACAAGTTTAACTCCTACTATGGAGACCCACCAGAGGAGctccatgacttcacagatgACCCCACCTCCTCAG GACTGCTAGCTGCTGAA acAGGGGCAGTATCGCAGGTCCTGGACAGCCTGGAGGAGATCCACGCGTTGACGGACTGCAGTGAGAAAGACATGGACTTCCTGCACAGCGTCTTCCAGGATCAACACCTGCACACTCTGCTCGAC ctttatGACAAAATCAACACCAGGTCGTCTCCTCAGATCAGGAATCCTCCCAGTGATGGAGTGCAGAGAGCAAAAGAG GTACTGGAAACCATTTCCTGTTATCCAGAGAACATGGAGGCCAAGGAGCTCAGGAGGATCCTCACACAGCCTCACTTCATG GCTCTGCTGCAGACTCACGATGTCGTGGCCCACGAGGTCTACAGCGACGAGGCGCTGAGGGTGACTCCCCCGCCCACTTCACCGTACCTGAACGGAGACTCCCCGGACAGCACCAACGGGGACATGGACCTGGAGAACGTCACCAGGGTCCGTCTGGTCCAGTTTCAGAAGAACACCGACGAGCCCATG GGCATCACTCTGAAGATGAACGAGCTCAACCACTGCATCGTGGCCCGCATCATGCACGGTGGCATGATCCATCGACAAG GGACCTTGCACGTTGGAGACGAGATTCGGGAGATTAATGGCATCAGCGTCGCCAATCAGACAGTAGAGCAACTCCAAAAGATGCTG agagagatgagagggagCATCACCTTCAAGATTGTGCCCAGTTACAGGTCTCAGTCCATTCCTTGTGAG AAAGAGTCTCCAGATGTTTCCCAACAGTCGCCCGCGAATGGTCACGCGAGCGTCACCAGCTCCATCCTG GACTTACCGTCGACTATTCAGCCCAAAGGCCGTCAG ATTTACGTCCGTGCTCAGTTCGAGTACGACCCGGCCAAAGATGACCTCATACCGTGTAAGGAGGCCGGCATTCGCTTCAGGGTGGGTGACATCATCCAGATCATCTCCAAGGACGACCACAACTGGTGGCAGGGAAAGCTGGAGAACACCAAGAACGGCACGGCCGGACTCATCCCGTCTCCTGAACTGCAGGAGTG gCGTGTGGCGTGTATAGCCATGGAGAAGAccaagcaggagcagcaggccAGCTGCACCTGGTTCggcaagaagaagaaacagtaCAAAGACAAATACCTGGCCAAGCACAACGCAG TCTTTGACCAACTAGACCTGGTGACGTACGAGGAAGTGGTGAAGGTGCCGTCGTTCAAGAGGAAAACGCTGGTTTTGCTCG GAGCACACGGAGTCGGACGGAGACACATCAAGAACACGCTCATCACCAAACATCCAGAGCGCTTCGCCTACCCCATCCCAC aCACGACTCGGCCTCCGAAGAAGGACGAGGAAAACGGGAAGAACTACTACTTTGTGTCCCACGACCAGATGATGCAGGACATCAGCAACAACGATTACCTGGAGTACGGCAGCCACGAGGACGCCATGTACGGCACCAGGCTGGAGACCATCAGGCAGATCCACGCGCAGGGGATGATCTCCATCCTGGACGTGGAACCACAG gCTTTAAAGATCCTGAGAACAGCGGAGTTTGCTCCTTACGTCGTTTTCATCGCAGCTCCCACCATCACCCCCGGCCTGACTGag GACGACTCTCTGCAGCGACTGCAGAAGGAGTCGGAGATGCTGCAGGGAACGTACGCCCACTACTTTGACCAAACAATCATCAACAACGAGATCGACGACACCATCCGCCTGCTGGAGGAGGCCGTGGACCTGGTGTCCACCACCCCACAGTGGGTGCCCGTCTCCTGGGTCTACTGA
- the LOC122783304 gene encoding peripheral plasma membrane protein CASK isoform X8: MTMADDDVLFEDVYELCEVIGKGPFSVVRRCINRDTGQQFAVKIVDVASFTSSPGLSTEDLKREASICHMLKHPHIVELLETYSSDGMLYMVFEFMDGADLCFEIVKRADAGFVYSEAVASHYMRQILEALRYCHDNNVIHRDVKPHCVLLASKENSAPVKLGGFGVAIQLGESGLVAGGRVGTPHFMAPEVVKREPYGKPVDVWGCGVILFILLSGCLPFYGTKERLFEAIIKGKYKMNPRQWAHISESAKDLVRRMLMLDPAERITVYEALNHPWLKERDRYAYKIHLPETVEQLRKFNARRKLKGAVLAAVSSHKFNSYYGDPPEELHDFTDDPTSSGLLAAETGAVSQVLDSLEEIHALTDCSEKDMDFLHSVFQDQHLHTLLDLYDKINTRSSPQIRNPPSDGVQRAKEVLETISCYPENMEAKELRRILTQPHFMALLQTHDVVAHEVYSDEALRVTPPPTSPYLNGDSPDSTNGDMDLENVTRVRLVQFQKNTDEPMGITLKMNELNHCIVARIMHGGMIHRQGTLHVGDEIREINGISVANQTVEQLQKMLREMRGSITFKIVPSYRSQSIPCEKESPDVSQQSPANGHASVTSSILDLPSTIQPKGRQISRPTIKDKLSIKIYVRAQFEYDPAKDDLIPCKEAGIRFRVGDIIQIISKDDHNWWQGKLENTKNGTAGLIPSPELQEWRVACIAMEKTKQEQQASCTWFGKKKKQYKDKYLAKHNAVFDQLDLVTYEEVVKVPSFKRKTLVLLGAHGVGRRHIKNTLITKHPERFAYPIPHTTRPPKKDEENGKNYYFVSHDQMMQDISNNDYLEYGSHEDAMYGTRLETIRQIHAQGMISILDVEPQALKILRTAEFAPYVVFIAAPTITPGLTEDDSLQRLQKESEMLQGTYAHYFDQTIINNEIDDTIRLLEEAVDLVSTTPQWVPVSWVY; encoded by the exons gggGCCCTTCAGCGTGGTGAGGCGATGCATCAACAGGGACACGGGCCAGCAGTTTGCTGTGAAGATCGTGGACGTGGCCAGCTTCACCTCCAGCCCAGGCCTCAGCACAGAGG ATCTGAAACGAGAGGCCAGTATCTGCCACATGCTCAAACACCCTCACATCGTGGAGCTGCTGGAGACCTACAGCTCTGATGGCATGCTCTACATGGTCTTTGAATT CATGGACGGAGCAGACCTTTGTTTTGAGATCGTCAAACGCGCCGACGCTGGGTTTGTGTACAGCGAAGCGGTGGCCAG CCACTACATGAGGCAGATTCTGGAGGCACTTCGATACTGCCATGACAACAACGTGATTCACCGCGACGTAAAG CCTCACTGTGTGCTGTTGGCCTCCAAGGAAAACTCCGCTCCCGTGAAGCTGGGAGGGTTTGGAGTGGCGATACAGCTGGGAGAGTCTGGATTAGTAGCTGGAG GTCGAGTGGGGACTCCTCACTTCATGGCCCCTGAGGTGGTGAAGCGGGAGCCGTACGGTAAACCTGTGGACGTGTGGGGATGTGGAgtcatcctcttcatcctgcTGTCCGGCTGCCTGCCCTTCTACGGCACCAAGGAGCGGCTGTTTGAGGCCATCATCAAGGGAAAGTACaag ATGAACCCCCGCCAGTGGGCCCACATCTCAGAGAGCGCCAAAGACCTGGTGAGACGCATGCTGATGCTGGATCCTGCCGAGAGAATCACCGTCTATGAGGCTCTCAATCATCCATGGCTGAAG gagaggGACAGGTACGCCTACAAAATCCACCTGCCCGAAACTGTGGAGCAGCTGAGGAAGTTCAACGCCAGGAGGAAGCTGAAG GGTGCAGTCCTGGCCGCTGTTTCCAGCCACAAGTTTAACTCCTACTATGGAGACCCACCAGAGGAGctccatgacttcacagatgACCCCACCTCCTCAG GACTGCTAGCTGCTGAA acAGGGGCAGTATCGCAGGTCCTGGACAGCCTGGAGGAGATCCACGCGTTGACGGACTGCAGTGAGAAAGACATGGACTTCCTGCACAGCGTCTTCCAGGATCAACACCTGCACACTCTGCTCGAC ctttatGACAAAATCAACACCAGGTCGTCTCCTCAGATCAGGAATCCTCCCAGTGATGGAGTGCAGAGAGCAAAAGAG GTACTGGAAACCATTTCCTGTTATCCAGAGAACATGGAGGCCAAGGAGCTCAGGAGGATCCTCACACAGCCTCACTTCATG GCTCTGCTGCAGACTCACGATGTCGTGGCCCACGAGGTCTACAGCGACGAGGCGCTGAGGGTGACTCCCCCGCCCACTTCACCGTACCTGAACGGAGACTCCCCGGACAGCACCAACGGGGACATGGACCTGGAGAACGTCACCAGGGTCCGTCTGGTCCAGTTTCAGAAGAACACCGACGAGCCCATG GGCATCACTCTGAAGATGAACGAGCTCAACCACTGCATCGTGGCCCGCATCATGCACGGTGGCATGATCCATCGACAAG GGACCTTGCACGTTGGAGACGAGATTCGGGAGATTAATGGCATCAGCGTCGCCAATCAGACAGTAGAGCAACTCCAAAAGATGCTG agagagatgagagggagCATCACCTTCAAGATTGTGCCCAGTTACAGGTCTCAGTCCATTCCTTGTGAG AAAGAGTCTCCAGATGTTTCCCAACAGTCGCCCGCGAATGGTCACGCGAGCGTCACCAGCTCCATCCTG GACTTACCGTCGACTATTCAGCCCAAAGGCCGTCAG ATCTCCAGACCTACCATCAAGGACAAATTGTCCATCAAG ATTTACGTCCGTGCTCAGTTCGAGTACGACCCGGCCAAAGATGACCTCATACCGTGTAAGGAGGCCGGCATTCGCTTCAGGGTGGGTGACATCATCCAGATCATCTCCAAGGACGACCACAACTGGTGGCAGGGAAAGCTGGAGAACACCAAGAACGGCACGGCCGGACTCATCCCGTCTCCTGAACTGCAGGAGTG gCGTGTGGCGTGTATAGCCATGGAGAAGAccaagcaggagcagcaggccAGCTGCACCTGGTTCggcaagaagaagaaacagtaCAAAGACAAATACCTGGCCAAGCACAACGCAG TCTTTGACCAACTAGACCTGGTGACGTACGAGGAAGTGGTGAAGGTGCCGTCGTTCAAGAGGAAAACGCTGGTTTTGCTCG GAGCACACGGAGTCGGACGGAGACACATCAAGAACACGCTCATCACCAAACATCCAGAGCGCTTCGCCTACCCCATCCCAC aCACGACTCGGCCTCCGAAGAAGGACGAGGAAAACGGGAAGAACTACTACTTTGTGTCCCACGACCAGATGATGCAGGACATCAGCAACAACGATTACCTGGAGTACGGCAGCCACGAGGACGCCATGTACGGCACCAGGCTGGAGACCATCAGGCAGATCCACGCGCAGGGGATGATCTCCATCCTGGACGTGGAACCACAG gCTTTAAAGATCCTGAGAACAGCGGAGTTTGCTCCTTACGTCGTTTTCATCGCAGCTCCCACCATCACCCCCGGCCTGACTGag GACGACTCTCTGCAGCGACTGCAGAAGGAGTCGGAGATGCTGCAGGGAACGTACGCCCACTACTTTGACCAAACAATCATCAACAACGAGATCGACGACACCATCCGCCTGCTGGAGGAGGCCGTGGACCTGGTGTCCACCACCCCACAGTGGGTGCCCGTCTCCTGGGTCTACTGA
- the LOC122783304 gene encoding peripheral plasma membrane protein CASK isoform X14: MTMADDDVLFEDVYELCEVIGKGPFSVVRRCINRDTGQQFAVKIVDVASFTSSPGLSTEDLKREASICHMLKHPHIVELLETYSSDGMLYMVFEFMDGADLCFEIVKRADAGFVYSEAVASHYMRQILEALRYCHDNNVIHRDVKPHCVLLASKENSAPVKLGGFGVAIQLGESGLVAGGRVGTPHFMAPEVVKREPYGKPVDVWGCGVILFILLSGCLPFYGTKERLFEAIIKGKYKMNPRQWAHISESAKDLVRRMLMLDPAERITVYEALNHPWLKERDRYAYKIHLPETVEQLRKFNARRKLKGAVLAAVSSHKFNSYYGDPPEELHDFTDDPTSSGLLAAERAVSQVLDSLEEIHALTDCSEKDMDFLHSVFQDQHLHTLLDLYDKINTRSSPQIRNPPSDGVQRAKEVLETISCYPENMEAKELRRILTQPHFMALLQTHDVVAHEVYSDEALRVTPPPTSPYLNGDSPDSTNGDMDLENVTRVRLVQFQKNTDEPMGITLKMNELNHCIVARIMHGGMIHRQGTLHVGDEIREINGISVANQTVEQLQKMLREMRGSITFKIVPSYRSQSIPCEKESPDVSQQSPANGHASVTSSILDLPSTIQPKGRQIYVRAQFEYDPAKDDLIPCKEAGIRFRVGDIIQIISKDDHNWWQGKLENTKNGTAGLIPSPELQEWRVACIAMEKTKQEQQASCTWFGKKKKQYKDKYLAKHNADLVTYEEVVKVPSFKRKTLVLLGAHGVGRRHIKNTLITKHPERFAYPIPHTTRPPKKDEENGKNYYFVSHDQMMQDISNNDYLEYGSHEDAMYGTRLETIRQIHAQGMISILDVEPQALKILRTAEFAPYVVFIAAPTITPGLTEDDSLQRLQKESEMLQGTYAHYFDQTIINNEIDDTIRLLEEAVDLVSTTPQWVPVSWVY; encoded by the exons gggGCCCTTCAGCGTGGTGAGGCGATGCATCAACAGGGACACGGGCCAGCAGTTTGCTGTGAAGATCGTGGACGTGGCCAGCTTCACCTCCAGCCCAGGCCTCAGCACAGAGG ATCTGAAACGAGAGGCCAGTATCTGCCACATGCTCAAACACCCTCACATCGTGGAGCTGCTGGAGACCTACAGCTCTGATGGCATGCTCTACATGGTCTTTGAATT CATGGACGGAGCAGACCTTTGTTTTGAGATCGTCAAACGCGCCGACGCTGGGTTTGTGTACAGCGAAGCGGTGGCCAG CCACTACATGAGGCAGATTCTGGAGGCACTTCGATACTGCCATGACAACAACGTGATTCACCGCGACGTAAAG CCTCACTGTGTGCTGTTGGCCTCCAAGGAAAACTCCGCTCCCGTGAAGCTGGGAGGGTTTGGAGTGGCGATACAGCTGGGAGAGTCTGGATTAGTAGCTGGAG GTCGAGTGGGGACTCCTCACTTCATGGCCCCTGAGGTGGTGAAGCGGGAGCCGTACGGTAAACCTGTGGACGTGTGGGGATGTGGAgtcatcctcttcatcctgcTGTCCGGCTGCCTGCCCTTCTACGGCACCAAGGAGCGGCTGTTTGAGGCCATCATCAAGGGAAAGTACaag ATGAACCCCCGCCAGTGGGCCCACATCTCAGAGAGCGCCAAAGACCTGGTGAGACGCATGCTGATGCTGGATCCTGCCGAGAGAATCACCGTCTATGAGGCTCTCAATCATCCATGGCTGAAG gagaggGACAGGTACGCCTACAAAATCCACCTGCCCGAAACTGTGGAGCAGCTGAGGAAGTTCAACGCCAGGAGGAAGCTGAAG GGTGCAGTCCTGGCCGCTGTTTCCAGCCACAAGTTTAACTCCTACTATGGAGACCCACCAGAGGAGctccatgacttcacagatgACCCCACCTCCTCAG GACTGCTAGCTGCTGAAA GGGCAGTATCGCAGGTCCTGGACAGCCTGGAGGAGATCCACGCGTTGACGGACTGCAGTGAGAAAGACATGGACTTCCTGCACAGCGTCTTCCAGGATCAACACCTGCACACTCTGCTCGAC ctttatGACAAAATCAACACCAGGTCGTCTCCTCAGATCAGGAATCCTCCCAGTGATGGAGTGCAGAGAGCAAAAGAG GTACTGGAAACCATTTCCTGTTATCCAGAGAACATGGAGGCCAAGGAGCTCAGGAGGATCCTCACACAGCCTCACTTCATG GCTCTGCTGCAGACTCACGATGTCGTGGCCCACGAGGTCTACAGCGACGAGGCGCTGAGGGTGACTCCCCCGCCCACTTCACCGTACCTGAACGGAGACTCCCCGGACAGCACCAACGGGGACATGGACCTGGAGAACGTCACCAGGGTCCGTCTGGTCCAGTTTCAGAAGAACACCGACGAGCCCATG GGCATCACTCTGAAGATGAACGAGCTCAACCACTGCATCGTGGCCCGCATCATGCACGGTGGCATGATCCATCGACAAG GGACCTTGCACGTTGGAGACGAGATTCGGGAGATTAATGGCATCAGCGTCGCCAATCAGACAGTAGAGCAACTCCAAAAGATGCTG agagagatgagagggagCATCACCTTCAAGATTGTGCCCAGTTACAGGTCTCAGTCCATTCCTTGTGAG AAAGAGTCTCCAGATGTTTCCCAACAGTCGCCCGCGAATGGTCACGCGAGCGTCACCAGCTCCATCCTG GACTTACCGTCGACTATTCAGCCCAAAGGCCGTCAG ATTTACGTCCGTGCTCAGTTCGAGTACGACCCGGCCAAAGATGACCTCATACCGTGTAAGGAGGCCGGCATTCGCTTCAGGGTGGGTGACATCATCCAGATCATCTCCAAGGACGACCACAACTGGTGGCAGGGAAAGCTGGAGAACACCAAGAACGGCACGGCCGGACTCATCCCGTCTCCTGAACTGCAGGAGTG gCGTGTGGCGTGTATAGCCATGGAGAAGAccaagcaggagcagcaggccAGCTGCACCTGGTTCggcaagaagaagaaacagtaCAAAGACAAATACCTGGCCAAGCACAACGCAG ACCTGGTGACGTACGAGGAAGTGGTGAAGGTGCCGTCGTTCAAGAGGAAAACGCTGGTTTTGCTCG GAGCACACGGAGTCGGACGGAGACACATCAAGAACACGCTCATCACCAAACATCCAGAGCGCTTCGCCTACCCCATCCCAC aCACGACTCGGCCTCCGAAGAAGGACGAGGAAAACGGGAAGAACTACTACTTTGTGTCCCACGACCAGATGATGCAGGACATCAGCAACAACGATTACCTGGAGTACGGCAGCCACGAGGACGCCATGTACGGCACCAGGCTGGAGACCATCAGGCAGATCCACGCGCAGGGGATGATCTCCATCCTGGACGTGGAACCACAG gCTTTAAAGATCCTGAGAACAGCGGAGTTTGCTCCTTACGTCGTTTTCATCGCAGCTCCCACCATCACCCCCGGCCTGACTGag GACGACTCTCTGCAGCGACTGCAGAAGGAGTCGGAGATGCTGCAGGGAACGTACGCCCACTACTTTGACCAAACAATCATCAACAACGAGATCGACGACACCATCCGCCTGCTGGAGGAGGCCGTGGACCTGGTGTCCACCACCCCACAGTGGGTGCCCGTCTCCTGGGTCTACTGA
- the LOC122783304 gene encoding peripheral plasma membrane protein CASK isoform X12: protein MTMADDDVLFEDVYELCEVIGKGPFSVVRRCINRDTGQQFAVKIVDVASFTSSPGLSTEDLKREASICHMLKHPHIVELLETYSSDGMLYMVFEFMDGADLCFEIVKRADAGFVYSEAVASHYMRQILEALRYCHDNNVIHRDVKPHCVLLASKENSAPVKLGGFGVAIQLGESGLVAGGRVGTPHFMAPEVVKREPYGKPVDVWGCGVILFILLSGCLPFYGTKERLFEAIIKGKYKMNPRQWAHISESAKDLVRRMLMLDPAERITVYEALNHPWLKERDRYAYKIHLPETVEQLRKFNARRKLKGAVLAAVSSHKFNSYYGDPPEELHDFTDDPTSSGLLAAERAVSQVLDSLEEIHALTDCSEKDMDFLHSVFQDQHLHTLLDLYDKINTRSSPQIRNPPSDGVQRAKEVLETISCYPENMEAKELRRILTQPHFMALLQTHDVVAHEVYSDEALRVTPPPTSPYLNGDSPDSTNGDMDLENVTRVRLVQFQKNTDEPMGITLKMNELNHCIVARIMHGGMIHRQGTLHVGDEIREINGISVANQTVEQLQKMLREMRGSITFKIVPSYRSQSIPCEKESPDVSQQSPANGHASVTSSILDLPSTIQPKGRQIYVRAQFEYDPAKDDLIPCKEAGIRFRVGDIIQIISKDDHNWWQGKLENTKNGTAGLIPSPELQEWRVACIAMEKTKQEQQASCTWFGKKKKQYKDKYLAKHNAVFDQLDLVTYEEVVKVPSFKRKTLVLLGAHGVGRRHIKNTLITKHPERFAYPIPHTTRPPKKDEENGKNYYFVSHDQMMQDISNNDYLEYGSHEDAMYGTRLETIRQIHAQGMISILDVEPQALKILRTAEFAPYVVFIAAPTITPGLTEDDSLQRLQKESEMLQGTYAHYFDQTIINNEIDDTIRLLEEAVDLVSTTPQWVPVSWVY, encoded by the exons gggGCCCTTCAGCGTGGTGAGGCGATGCATCAACAGGGACACGGGCCAGCAGTTTGCTGTGAAGATCGTGGACGTGGCCAGCTTCACCTCCAGCCCAGGCCTCAGCACAGAGG ATCTGAAACGAGAGGCCAGTATCTGCCACATGCTCAAACACCCTCACATCGTGGAGCTGCTGGAGACCTACAGCTCTGATGGCATGCTCTACATGGTCTTTGAATT CATGGACGGAGCAGACCTTTGTTTTGAGATCGTCAAACGCGCCGACGCTGGGTTTGTGTACAGCGAAGCGGTGGCCAG CCACTACATGAGGCAGATTCTGGAGGCACTTCGATACTGCCATGACAACAACGTGATTCACCGCGACGTAAAG CCTCACTGTGTGCTGTTGGCCTCCAAGGAAAACTCCGCTCCCGTGAAGCTGGGAGGGTTTGGAGTGGCGATACAGCTGGGAGAGTCTGGATTAGTAGCTGGAG GTCGAGTGGGGACTCCTCACTTCATGGCCCCTGAGGTGGTGAAGCGGGAGCCGTACGGTAAACCTGTGGACGTGTGGGGATGTGGAgtcatcctcttcatcctgcTGTCCGGCTGCCTGCCCTTCTACGGCACCAAGGAGCGGCTGTTTGAGGCCATCATCAAGGGAAAGTACaag ATGAACCCCCGCCAGTGGGCCCACATCTCAGAGAGCGCCAAAGACCTGGTGAGACGCATGCTGATGCTGGATCCTGCCGAGAGAATCACCGTCTATGAGGCTCTCAATCATCCATGGCTGAAG gagaggGACAGGTACGCCTACAAAATCCACCTGCCCGAAACTGTGGAGCAGCTGAGGAAGTTCAACGCCAGGAGGAAGCTGAAG GGTGCAGTCCTGGCCGCTGTTTCCAGCCACAAGTTTAACTCCTACTATGGAGACCCACCAGAGGAGctccatgacttcacagatgACCCCACCTCCTCAG GACTGCTAGCTGCTGAAA GGGCAGTATCGCAGGTCCTGGACAGCCTGGAGGAGATCCACGCGTTGACGGACTGCAGTGAGAAAGACATGGACTTCCTGCACAGCGTCTTCCAGGATCAACACCTGCACACTCTGCTCGAC ctttatGACAAAATCAACACCAGGTCGTCTCCTCAGATCAGGAATCCTCCCAGTGATGGAGTGCAGAGAGCAAAAGAG GTACTGGAAACCATTTCCTGTTATCCAGAGAACATGGAGGCCAAGGAGCTCAGGAGGATCCTCACACAGCCTCACTTCATG GCTCTGCTGCAGACTCACGATGTCGTGGCCCACGAGGTCTACAGCGACGAGGCGCTGAGGGTGACTCCCCCGCCCACTTCACCGTACCTGAACGGAGACTCCCCGGACAGCACCAACGGGGACATGGACCTGGAGAACGTCACCAGGGTCCGTCTGGTCCAGTTTCAGAAGAACACCGACGAGCCCATG GGCATCACTCTGAAGATGAACGAGCTCAACCACTGCATCGTGGCCCGCATCATGCACGGTGGCATGATCCATCGACAAG GGACCTTGCACGTTGGAGACGAGATTCGGGAGATTAATGGCATCAGCGTCGCCAATCAGACAGTAGAGCAACTCCAAAAGATGCTG agagagatgagagggagCATCACCTTCAAGATTGTGCCCAGTTACAGGTCTCAGTCCATTCCTTGTGAG AAAGAGTCTCCAGATGTTTCCCAACAGTCGCCCGCGAATGGTCACGCGAGCGTCACCAGCTCCATCCTG GACTTACCGTCGACTATTCAGCCCAAAGGCCGTCAG ATTTACGTCCGTGCTCAGTTCGAGTACGACCCGGCCAAAGATGACCTCATACCGTGTAAGGAGGCCGGCATTCGCTTCAGGGTGGGTGACATCATCCAGATCATCTCCAAGGACGACCACAACTGGTGGCAGGGAAAGCTGGAGAACACCAAGAACGGCACGGCCGGACTCATCCCGTCTCCTGAACTGCAGGAGTG gCGTGTGGCGTGTATAGCCATGGAGAAGAccaagcaggagcagcaggccAGCTGCACCTGGTTCggcaagaagaagaaacagtaCAAAGACAAATACCTGGCCAAGCACAACGCAG TCTTTGACCAACTAGACCTGGTGACGTACGAGGAAGTGGTGAAGGTGCCGTCGTTCAAGAGGAAAACGCTGGTTTTGCTCG GAGCACACGGAGTCGGACGGAGACACATCAAGAACACGCTCATCACCAAACATCCAGAGCGCTTCGCCTACCCCATCCCAC aCACGACTCGGCCTCCGAAGAAGGACGAGGAAAACGGGAAGAACTACTACTTTGTGTCCCACGACCAGATGATGCAGGACATCAGCAACAACGATTACCTGGAGTACGGCAGCCACGAGGACGCCATGTACGGCACCAGGCTGGAGACCATCAGGCAGATCCACGCGCAGGGGATGATCTCCATCCTGGACGTGGAACCACAG gCTTTAAAGATCCTGAGAACAGCGGAGTTTGCTCCTTACGTCGTTTTCATCGCAGCTCCCACCATCACCCCCGGCCTGACTGag GACGACTCTCTGCAGCGACTGCAGAAGGAGTCGGAGATGCTGCAGGGAACGTACGCCCACTACTTTGACCAAACAATCATCAACAACGAGATCGACGACACCATCCGCCTGCTGGAGGAGGCCGTGGACCTGGTGTCCACCACCCCACAGTGGGTGCCCGTCTCCTGGGTCTACTGA